In one window of Pagrus major chromosome 12, Pma_NU_1.0 DNA:
- the slc5a1 gene encoding sodium/glucose cotransporter 1 — translation MSGDYFGFSLVRSDARNTPNVVLNNAADISVIVVYFLVVLGVGVWAMVRTNRATVGGFFLAGRSMVWWPIGASLFASNIGSGHFVGIAGTAAAGGIAIGGFEWNALIVVVILGWLFVPIYIKAGVVTMPEYLKKRFGGQRIRIYLSVLSLFLYVFTKISADMFSGAIFINQALGLNIYLAVIMLLSITALYTVTGGLAAVIYTDTLQTIIMVVGSFILMGFAFHEVGGYNNFQDLYMQAVPNITDNISADCFEPRPDSFHIFRNAITGDLPWPGLVFGLTIQATWYWCTDQVIVQRCLSAKNLSHVKAGCILCGYLKLLPMFLMVFPGMISRILYADVVACVDPEECLKYCGASVGCTNIAYPKLVVDLMPNGLRGLMLSVMLASLMSSLTSIFNSASTLFTMDIYTKVRSKASERELMIAGRVFILALIGVSIAWIPVVQSAQSGQLFDYIQSITSYLTPPIAAVFMLAIFCKRVNESGAFYGLMIGLAIGLTRMIAEFAYGTGSCVSPSDCPTIICGVHYLYFSIILFVISCIIILGVSLMTKPIPDKHLYRLCWSLRDCTEERVDLEQDDWIDNQDSKMDIDEPEEEPGLCKKAVMCFCGLEQSKAVKLTPEEEEELQKKLTDTTEVPLWRNVVNANAVILLCVAVFCHGFFA, via the exons ATGTCTGGAGATTATTTTGGATTCTCCTTAGTAAGGAGCGATGCGAGAAACACCCCGAACGTGGTCCTCAACAATGCAGCAGATATCTCTGTTATTGTGGTTTACTTCCTGGTGGTCCTTGGTGTGGGAGTATGG GCTATGGTCCGCACCAACCGAGCCACTGTCGGTGGCTTCTTCCTCGCAGGCAGGAGTATGGTGTGGTGGCCG ATCGGAGCATCGCTCTTTGCCAGCAACATTGGCAGCGGCCACTTTGTGGGAATCGCAgggactgctgcagctggagggaTCGCCATCGGTggatttgaatggaat gctctTATAGTGGTCGTCATTCTGGGATGGTTGTTTGTGCCCATCTACATCAAAGCCGGG GTAGTCACCATGCCTGAGTACCTGAAGAAGAGGTTTGGAGGACAGCGTATTCGCATCTATCTCTCTGTGCTATCCCTCTTCCTCTACGTTTTCACCAAGATCTCA GCAGACATGTTCTCTGGCGCCATTTTTATCAACCAGGCTCTCGGCTTGAACATCTACCTGGCTGTTATCATGCTGCTATCGATCACTGCGCTGTACACCGTCACAG GTGGACTGGCTGCAGTGATCTACACAGACACTTTACAGACCATCATCATGGTTGTTGGATCATTCATCCTCATGGGCTTTG CTTTCCATGAGGTGGGAGGCTATAACAACTTCCAGGATCTATACATGCAAGCCGTCCCTAATATCACGGATAACATCAGCGCGGACTGCTTCGAGCCTCGGCCAGACTCCTTCCATATTTTCAGGAATGCCATCACAGGAGACCTGCCGTGGCCCGGCCTTGTCTTTGGACTCACCATTCAGGCCACCTGGTACTGGTGCACTGATCAG GTGATTGTCCAGCGCTGCCTCTCCGCCAAGAACTTGTCTCACGTAAAGGCCGGCTGTATCTTGTGTGGCTACCTGAAGCTGCTGCCCATGTTCCTCATGGTTTTCCCTGGCATGATCAGCAGGATCCTCTATGCCG ATGTGGTGGCATGTGTGGACCCGGAGGAATGTCTAAAGTACTGCGGGGCCAGTGTGGGCTGCACCAACATTGCGTATCCCAAACTGGTGGTGGATCTCATGCCGAACG GTCTGCGAGGTCTTATGCTGTCGGTGATGCTGGCCTCTCTGATGAGCTCACTCACCTCCATCTTCAACAGTGCCAGTACTCTCTTCACCATGGACATCTACACGAAGGTTCGCAGCAAAGCCAGTGAAAGGGAACTCATGATTGCCGGCAG AGTGTTTATCCTGGCCCTGATCGGTGTGAGCATAGCATGGATCCCGGTGGTGCAGTCAGCCCAGAGCGGTCAGCTCTTTGACTACATCCAGTCCATCACCAGCTACCTCACGCCACCCATTGCAGCTGTCTTCATGCTTGCCATCTTCTGCAAACGTGTCAATGAGTCT GGTGCCTTCTATGGACTCATGATCGGACTGGCTATCGGCCTGACCAGGATGATCGCCGAGTTTGCTTATGGGACGGGCAGCTGTGTCAGCCCCAGTGACTGCCCCACCATCATATGTGGAGTCCACTACCTCTACTTCTCCATCATCCTGTTTGTTATCTCCTGTATCATCATCCTGGGAGTCTCTCTCATGACAAAACCCATCCCTGACAAGCAC TTGTACCGGCTTTGCTGGAGCCTGAGGGACTGCACGGAGGAGAGGGTGGACCTCGAACAGGACGATTGGATCGATAACCAAGATTCCAAAATGGACATAGACG AACCGGAGGAGGAACCAGGCTTGTGCAAGAAGGCAGTGATGTGCTTCTGCGGTCTGGAGCAGTCGAAAGCCGTCAAGCTGAccccggaggaggaggaggagctgcagaagaAGCTCACAGACACCACAGAGGTGCCGCTATGGAGGAATGTGGTCAACGCCAACGCCGTCatcctgctgtgtgtggctgttttCTGTCACGGCTTCTTCGCTTGA